One Myripristis murdjan chromosome 17, fMyrMur1.1, whole genome shotgun sequence DNA segment encodes these proteins:
- the stap2a gene encoding signal-transducing adaptor protein 2a, producing the protein MAAAPVKQRSGPGGPRAQLPPCYYEGYLEKRGPKEKASRRLWTCLCGNALFFFNNAKDAHYVEKLDLSGFVSLKDDCSRDRNLEAARLILRMKDGETKLTAPNLESRELWKGFLYSVIDLNVPACLTLLPGQLQMLREVVDKERSRRRTRTPARAPPSPLSVPLVGEIPPCFRPVSRTEAEVLLERHPDCGNMLLRPGRDGCSLAVTTRQDLNGSVFRHYRVTQRDQGGYVIDVENPIPCATLHEVIDALVEKTAGALQPFLLEEPYEENITYVSSNDENGERILHTAPSSPLPRAPALPPKQDRWSTKPLSRSPAPDRRILTSPVPSSPTNPMRRLILSPSPLAQTLNEELKMKLEKRRASQE; encoded by the exons ATGGCGGCTGCACCCGTCAAGCAGCGCTCCGGGCCAGGGGGACCCCGGGCGCAGCTCCCGCCCTGCTATTATGAAGGCTACCTGGAGAAGCGCGGACCGAAAGAAAAG GCATCCAGGCGACTGTGGACCTGCCTGTGTGGCAAtgcactgtttttcttcaataatgCTAAGGACGCTCAT tATGTGGAGAAGCTGGACCTCAGCGGCTTTGTGTCCCTGAAGGACGACTGTAGCCGAGACAGGAACCTGGAGGCAGCCAGACTCATCCTGCGCATGAAGGATGGAGAGACTAAACTTACA GCACCCAATCTAGAATCCAGGGAGCTGTGGAAGGGTTTCCTCTACTCTGTTATAGAC CTGAATGTCCCGGCGTGCCTCACCTTGCTGCCCGGCCAGCTGCAGATGCTGAGGGAGGTGGTGGACAAAGAAAGGTCCAGGCGGAGAACACGCACTCCTGCACGAGCTCCTCCCTCACCTCTGTCTGTGCCTTTAGTAGGAGAGATCCCACC ATGTTTCCGACCGGTGTCTCGAACAGAGGCTGAGGTCCTGTTGGAGCGACATCCAGACTGTGGCAACATGCTGCTCCGTCCAGGCAGAGATGGATGCTCCCTGGCTGTCACCACTCGACAGGACCTCAACGG ATCAGTGTTCAGACACTACCGTGTGACTCAAAGAGACCAAGGAGGCTATGTCATTGATGTAGAAAATCCA ATTCCCTGTGCTACTCTTCATGAGGTCATTGATGCTCTGGTAGAGAAGACGGCAGGGGCGCTGCAGCCTTTCCTGCTGGAGGAGCCTTATGAGGAGAATATCA CGTATGTTTCCTCCAATGATGAGAATGGAGAGAGGATCCTCCACACTGCCCCGTCCAGCCCTCTGCCAAGAGCTCCTGCCCTGCCGCCAAAACAAG ATCGCTGGTCCACTAAACCTCTGTCCAGGTCCCCCGCCCCCGACCGCCGCATCCTGACATCACCGGTACCATCCTCACCCACCAATCCGATGAGACGACTCATCCTCTCCCCTTCACCTCTTGCACAGA CACTCAACGAAGAACTCAAAATGAAGCTGGAGAAGAGACGAGCCAGTCAGGAGTGA
- the LOC115374768 gene encoding semaphorin-4E-like has product MCLLQYLSIFWILHSALVVEGESPLSCIPRRTVPHHRDNGYLFREEGVSNYSTMLLREDLGLLVLGARGSIYALDLGNISHKKASVKWDVTDQQAKECENKGKDPQSHCKNYIRTLHTMEDGRMYVCGTNAFDPECDYMSYADGKLTLEKKAEDGKGKCPFDPFQRYASIMVGDDLYSATSMNFLGSEPVVIRNPAGIRTEFKASWLQDPNFVSMAQMPESDDSNEGDDDKVYLFFSETAVDYDFYTRLVVSRVARVCKGDMGGQRTLQKKWTSFLKAMVDCPVLEFQLPFIIQDTFLWCEPQQPWKSCLFFAVFTPQSMALPLSAVCVYSVSDMSKVFSEGKYKTPEPVKTSFVKWVMYSGDVPSPRPGACIDNAARKLGITQTLDLPDRTLQFIRDSPLMDQVILPKDGKPLLVWRGAAFTRIVVNQVQAADGEKYHVMFIGTEDGTMLKAVNYDGEMFIIEEVQLFQPPEPIKVLKFSNVTGHLYAGSEFGAVQIPPANCSRSLSCMDCVLARDPYCGWDKTTAKCTAVSDAQRELIQSVKQGDTSLCPHPAPVKPVNQSMEVGGNLKLHCSPPSNLAKIRWEHNTLPLSPSTRFLFLHDGLLIFNASFADAGRYRCLSVERSNTDNYTTTVAEYQVCRDSCAGSGQGKALLPEAQRGGPSVVGLQAVVGLLVVLLAALLAWNLWKGHLPVPWRCNDKSGAGQGANQALSQQGGHNSSVTQQQTENKPLVSGADNGRSNNNHTGGEVVFSAAQDENVSAKVDLPSMKYIDDESEI; this is encoded by the exons ATGTGTCTGTTGCAATACCTCAGTATCTTTTGGATTCTCCACTCGGCCTTGGTGGTGGAAGGAGAGTCACCGCTGAGCTGCATCCCTCGTAGGACCGTGCCCCATCACA GGGACAATGGTTACCTGTTTCGTGAGGAAGGGGTATCGAACTACTCCACCATGCTGCTGAGAGAAGACCTTGGCCTGTTAGTGCTGGGCGCCAGGGGGTCCATCTACGCTCTTGACCTCGGCAACATCTCCCACAAAAAGGCCTCA gTGAAGTGGGATGTGACGGATCAGCaagcaaaagagtgtgaaaacaAAGGGAAAGATCCTCAG AGTCACTGCAAGAACTACATAAGGACCCTGCATACGATGGAGGACGGCAGGATGTATGTATGTGGAACCAATGCCTTTGATCCAGAGTGCGATTACATG tCGTATGCAGACGGAAAGCTGACTCttgagaaaaaagcagaggATGGGAAGGGGAAGTGTCCATTTGATCCCTTCCAGAGATATGCCTCCATTATGGTTG GTGATGACCTGTATTCTGCCACTTCAATGAACTTCCTGGGCTCCGAGCCTGTGGTGATACGCAACCCTGCCGGCATACGCACCGAGTTCAAGGCCAGCTGGCTGCAAG ATCCCAACTTTGTCTCCATGGCCCAGATGCCAGAGAGCGACGACAGCAATGAGggagatgatgacaaagtgtaCTTGTTCTTCAGCGAGACGGCGGTGGACTACGACTTCTACACCAGACTGGTGGTTTCTCGTGTGGCCCGTGTCTGCAAG GGGGACATGGGAGGTCAGAGGACCTTGCAGAAGAAGTGGACTTCCTTCCTGAAGGCCATGGTGGACTGTCCTGTGCTGGAGTTCCAGCTGCCCTTCATCATCCAGGACACTTTCCTGTGGTGCGAGCCGCAGCAGCCCTGGAAGAGCTGCCTGTTCTTCGCCGTCTTCACACCACAGTC AATGGCTCTTCCgctgtctgcagtgtgtgtttactcgGTGTCAGACATGAGCAAAGTGTTCTCAGAGGGGAAGTACAAGACGCCAGAGCCTGTGAAAACCTCTTTTGTCAAGTGGGTGATGTACAGCGGAGATGTGCCCTCCCCCCGGCCCGGAGCT TGCATAGACAATGCGGCTCGTAAGTTGGGAATTACTCAGACTCTGGACCTGCCAGATCGGACGCTTCAGTTCATTAGAGACAGTCCCCTCATGGACCAGGTGATCTTGCCAAAAGACGGGAAGCCCCTTCTGGTGTGGAGGGGAGCTGCATTCACACGCATCGTAGTAAACCAAGTGCAGGCTGCCGATGGGGAAAAGTACCACGTGATGTTCATAGGCACAG AGGACGGCACCATGCTGAAAGCTGTGAACTACGATGGAGAGATGTTCATCATAGAGGAAGTGCAGCTCTTCCAGCCCCCCGAGCCAATCAAAGTCCTCAAATTCTCTAATGTCACG GGTCATCTGTATGCAGGTTCAGAGTTTGGGGCAGTCCAGATACCACCAGCAAACTGTTCAAGGTCTTTATCCTGTATGGACTGTGTTTTAGCCAGAGACCCGTACTGTGGCTGGGACAAAACTACTGCCAAATGTACTGCCGTCTCTGATGCACAAAG GGAACTGATACAGAGTGTGAAACAAGGAGATACCTCTCTCTGCCCACATCCTG CCCCAGTGAAGCCTGTGAATCAGTCCATGGAGGTGGGTGGCAACCTGAAGCTTCACTGCTCGCCTCCCTCCAACCTGGCAAAGATAAGGTGGGAGCACAACACGCTCCCCCTGTCCCCATCAACTCGTTTTCTGTTCCTACATGATGGGCTGCTCATCTTCAACGCCTCATTTGCTGACGCCGGTCGGTaccgctgtctgtctgtcgagCGCTCCAACACTGACAATTACACCACTACTGTGGCTGAGTACCAGGTCTGCAGGGACTCGTGCGCCGGCAGTGGGCAGGGAAAAGCATTGTTACCCGAGGCCCAGAGAGGAGGCCCGTCTGTGGTTGGACTGCAGGCTGTGGTGGGGCTCCTGGTGGTTCTTCTCGCTGCTCTTCTGGCCTGGAACCTGTGGAAAGGCCACCTGCCTGTGCCCTGGAGGTGCAACGATAAGAGTGGAGCGGGACAAGGGGCAAACCAGGCACTGTCACAACAGGGGGGTCACAACTCCAGCGTGACCCAACAGCAGACGGAGAATAAGCCCCTGGTGTCTGGAGCAGACAACGGCAGAAGTAACAACAACCACACTGGAGGCGAGGTGGTGTTCAGTGCTGCACAGGATGAGAATGTTTCTGCTAAAGTTGACCTGCCATCTATGAAGTACATTGATGACGagtctgaaatctga